From Haliotis asinina isolate JCU_RB_2024 chromosome 8, JCU_Hal_asi_v2, whole genome shotgun sequence, a single genomic window includes:
- the LOC137294345 gene encoding N-acetylgalactosaminyltransferase 7-like isoform X2: MRVYCRRKLLLKLGLAVTALLLIGPYLFHLFDDNRGVAKRQDRFVNEMNQKDYKRQHKSNNAVPDLNQDNVIPQPQVGEDNEPSEHKNLGPVAVMKKGIIGNFEPKEPEARNTPGEMGEPVYTTMEEQSKADQTIREFGFNMIASDKIPMDRSIPDTRMDECKYWHYPTDLPTASVILVFHNEGWSTLVRTVHSVINNSPPHLLKEVVMVDDYSDKEHLKGKLEDYVKQFNGKVKLYRNEEREGLIRTRTRGAELSTGDVILFLDAHCECNRNWLVPLLTRIRHDRTVMAVPIVDGIDWNNFRYHPVYTTNHHRGIFEWGFLYKESQVPQKELIKRSYNSEPYKSPTHAGGLFAMDRKYFFEIGAYDPGMQIWGGENFELSFKIWQCGGSIEWVPCSRVGHVYRNHMPYSFGKISHKIPVINLNYMRVVEVWLDPEFREYFYTREPTIRGYPVGDLTKQLAFKKEKKCKSFKWFMDNVAYEVYDRFPPPPPNKVWGEFKEKQGSRCWDTVGQGVNGGPIGVYYCHHGGGNQLYRLNTKGQIGYGERCIESPNGDTLHIHYCDVQPTGPWDYDENSYLIKNILLSKCVEIGKDDRLHLQPCDPASKNQQFIVNEIFPWKDKR; the protein is encoded by the exons AACCAGAAAGACTATAAACGACAACATAAAAGTAACAATGCTGTACCTGACCTGAATCAAGACAATGTGATCCCGCAACCCCAGGTAGGAGAGGACAATGAGCCCTCTGAACACAAGAATCTTGGTCCAGTCGCTGTCATGAAGAAGGGCATTATTGGTAACTTTGAACCAAAAGAGCCTGAAGCCAGAAATACTCCAG GTGAAATGGGAGAGCCTGTATACACTACAATGGAAGAGCAGTCCAAAGCCGACCAGACTATTCGAGAGTTTGGTTTCAACATGATAGCCAGTGACAAGATTCCTATGGACAGAAGCATCCCTGACACCAGGATGGATGA GTGCAAGTACTGGCACTACCCTACAGACTTGCCCACCGCCAGTGTCATCCTGGTGTTCCACAACGAGGGCTGGTCCACACTTGTCCGCACTGTGCACAGCGTCATCAACAACTCACCACCTCATCTGCTCAAGGAGGTTGTCATGGTGGATGATTACAGTGACAAGG AGCACCTGAAAGGCAAACTGGAGGACTATGTGAAACAGTTCAATGGTAAGGTAAAGCTGTACCGGAATGAAGAAAGAGAGGGACTGATCCGAACCCGGACCAGAGGCGCAGAACTGTCCACCGGGGATGTCATTCTGTTCCTGGATGCCCATTGTGAATGTAACAGAAACTGGCTGGTTCCTCTGCTGACACGTATCAGGCATGACAG AACTGTGATGGCAGTTCCAATAGTGGATGGAATTGACTGGAACAACTTCCGTTATCACCCCGTATACACCACCAACCACCACCGTGGTATCTTCGAGTGGGGATTCCTGTACAAGGAGAGCCAGGTGCCCCAGAAGGAGCTGATCAAGAGGTCATACAACAGTGAACCCTACAA ATCCCCTACGCATGCTGGAGGCCTGTTTGCCATGGACaggaaatatttctttgaaataGGAGCATATGACCCTGGTATGCAGATCTGGGGAGGAGAGAACTTTGAACTGTCCTTCAAG ATTTGGCAGTGTGGAGGCTCCATAGAGTGGGTGCCATGCTCAAGAGTGGGCCATGTGTACAGAAACCACATGCCTTACTCATTTGGCAAGATCAGTCACAAGATCCCTGTCATCAACTTG AACTACATGCGGGTCGTGGAGGTATGGCTAGACCCTGAGTTCCGAGAGTACTTCTACACACGTGAGCCCACTATTCGTGGCTATCCAGTGGGCGACCTCACTAAGCAGCTGGCGTTCAAGAAGGAGAAGAAGTGTAAGAGCTTCAAGTGGTTCATGGACAATGTGGCGTATGAGGTGTATGACAGATTCCCTCCACCGCCACCAAACAAAGTCTGGGGAGAG TTCAAGGAGAAGCAAGGGTCCCGATGCTGGGACACTGTGGGCCAGGGTGTGAACGGAGGCCCTATTGGGGTGTACTATTGTCATCATGGGGGTGGAAACCAG CTGTATCGTCTTAATACCAAGGGTCAGATTGGGTATGGAGAGCGATGTATCGAGTCTCCAAATGGTGACACTCTCCACATTCATTATTGTGATGTACAGCCTACCGGACCATGGGACTACGATGAG AACTCTTATCTCATTAAGAATATCCTGCTCAGCAAATGTGTGGAAATCGGCAAAGATGACAGGCTACATCTGCAACCATGTGACCCTGCATCCAAGAATCAGCAGTTTATCGtcaatgaaatattcccatgGAAGGACAAGAGGTGA